A single genomic interval of Mustela nigripes isolate SB6536 chromosome 7, MUSNIG.SB6536, whole genome shotgun sequence harbors:
- the MAFB gene encoding transcription factor MafB yields the protein MAAELSMGPELPTSPLAMEYVNDFDLLKFDVKKEPLGRAERPGRPCTRLQPAGSVSSTPLSTPCSSVPSSPSFSPTEQKTHLEDLYWMASNYQQMNPEALNLTPEDAVEALIGSHPVPQPLQSFDGFRGAHHHHHHHHPHPHHAYPGAGVPHDELGPHAHPHHHHHHQASPPPSSAASPAQQLPTSHPGPGPHAAAAATAAGASGSVEDRFSDDQLVSMSVRELNRHLRGFTKDEVIRLKQKRRTLKNRGYAQSCRYKRVQQKHHLENEKTQLIQQVEQLKQEVSRLARERDAYKVKCEKLANSGFREAGSTSDSPSSPEFFL from the coding sequence ATGGCCGCGGAGCTGAGCATGGGGCCCGAGCTGCCCACCAGCCCGCTGGCCATGGAGTACGTCAACGACTTCGACCTGCTCAAGTTCGACGTGAAGAAGGAGCCGCTGGGGCGCGCGGAGCGCCCCGGCCGGCCCTGCACGCGCCTGCAGCCAGCCGGCTCGGTGTCATCCACACCGCTCAGCACGCCGTGTAGCTCGGTGCCCTCGTCGCCCAGCTTCAGCCCCACCGAGCAGAAGACTCACCTCGAGGACCTGTACTGGATGGCGAGCAACTACCAGCAGATGAACCCGGAGGCGCTCAACCTGACACCCGAGGACGCGGTGGAGGCGCTCATCGGCTCGCACCCAGTGCCCCAGCCGTTGCAGAGCTTCGACGGCTTCCGCGGCGcgcatcaccaccaccaccaccaccacccacaccCGCACCACGCATACCCGGGAGCCGGCGTGCCCCACGACGAGCTGGGTCCGCACGCGCACCcgcaccatcaccaccatcaccaagcGTCGCCGCCGCCGTCCAGCGCAGCCAGCCCAGCTCAGCAGCTGCCCACCAGCCACCCTGGGCCCGGGCCGCACGCGGCCGCCGCGGCGACGGCAGCTGGCGCTAGCGGCAGCGTGGAGGACCGCTTCTCCGACGACCAGCTCGTGTCCATGTCGGTGCGCGAGCTGAACCGCCACCTGCGGGGCTTCACCAAGGACGAGGTGATCCGCCTGAAGCAGAAGCGGCGGACCCTGAAGAACCGGGGCTACGCCCAGTCGTGCAGGTATAAACGCGTCCAGCAGAAACACCACCTGGAGAACGAGAAGACGCAGCTCATTCAGCAGGTGGAGCAGCTTAAGCAGGAGGTGTCCCGGCTGGCCCGCGAAAGAGACGCCTACAAGGTCAAGTGCGAGAAACTCGCCAACTCCGGCTTCAGGGAGGCGGGCTCCACCAGCGACAGCCCCTCCTCTCCCGAGTTCTTTCTGTGA